CACTAGAGCAGAGCTGACTAGACAACACCCTAAGACAGTCCAAATACTTACTTGTTGCTACTTCCTCCTGAAGTTCCAAAGCCAGGGTGGCCTAGCACAGCAGCACTGGCACCCCCACCCGCTTTCTTCGATTTCTTGGGCTGAAGTGTGCGAGGTGCCCGAGGCCCCTTATCATCTTCATCGATCCCAACTCGACCCCGAtgtttctctgccttccttttcttcttcttttcctttttctctctcttccgcTTGGGCTTAGATATTGGGCCCTGGGATAGGGCAGCCAGTTGTTCGTGTACTGCCCGAAGCTACAcagcaagaaaaagacaaaacaggaaATCAAGAGCAAGAGACACAATTGGGAGCACTGTGGTTTTTACCCAATTAAAGCCCGAAGCCTAGTTAGTGAGATAGATACCTGTTCCTGCAGCTCTGCCAGGCGATGAGCCCTCTCCTCCTCAGAGTCTGAGCTTTCactctcctcctcttcatcttcctcatcctcctcctcctcttcctcagaggAACTCTCGCTGCTACTTCCCTCACTTGAGGACTCTGAAGATGATTTGGCCAACCCAGGAGGCAAGGCGGTAGAGACTGGCAAAGGCCCTGGTTCCAGTGGCTCATCTGGCATCTTGGCATAGCGGAACTCAAACACATCCTAGGAAGATAGGTGGATTCACAACTGTGGTTAACGCCCAGCCACCCAGCACACTAGCTCCAACTCAGGATAAAGAATGGGAAAGAAAGGCTTCCATGTTCTGAATGCTCAGCACAAATTAAACCTCTCCCTACGCCGTGACACTGTGTAAATTTCAAGGTGTACACTCACCTGTAACTTGCGTGCCATGGCCACAACATCGTGGTCAGGAGGATTGTACTTGTAGCAGTTGGAGAACATGAGCCGCACATCAGCAGCGAACTCCTGTGCGTCCCGGTAGTCGCGATTCTCCATCTTCCGCTGCAGAGGGAGGCAGCATGAGAAGCTGCACAGGCAGAGACTCATCTTTCCCTGCCAACCCGACTCAAGAGCAGCCCTCTCTTGGAACAAGTGGGGATGACCTTAAGGATCTGTGCCCTGGGGTTCAAGTTTGAAGTCCAAGTATTTGGGGTAGGTTTGAAGAGATATCtatgtctagaaaaaaacatttctaaGTGACCAAGGCCATCTCTCCCACATCACATCTTCCCTAGCCCAACTCTTAGTACTGCTGAAATCTTGTCCTTACCGTAAAAAACAAGGACTTCAAAGTATTTGACCTTTGCTGCCttgtacaattttaaaaaacaagacacCCAGAATGAAAATCTACTACTACATGCATCACTGCCTGAGCACCCATCTGCCCCATGCAGTGGGTACCTTGACAGTGCTGAGGTCCATGGGGTGCTTGATGATGTCATGGTAATCGTGAAGGCCCAGAGCAGAAGCGTCCACTGGCTTATAGAAAGGCCAGGCGTAGGCAGCGTGCTTCTTAGAGAGCAGCTCCTTCAGAATGCCGTTGCAGTGCTTCAGCTGCTCCGACAGTTTCCCTTTCTTAGAGCTCTGGTGTTGCTGCTGCGAGTCAGGCAAGTCCTTCCGCGGGGGTTTGATCGGGCGGCCGCTCTCTCTGCGCATAGGAGGAAGCCGTGCTGCCTTGGGCTCAAGACTCCCAGGAGGACTGGCTggggagccaggagccaggatgGCTGTcggtgtgggggtggtggtgtctgCTTTCCGTTTAACGCCTTTTTTCTGCAGAAAGGTAGGGGGAGGGGTCACTCTGGGTCCATTTCGATCAACACCTTTTCCTCCCAGGCACCCCAAACCATCCTCTACTACCTTGGCAAGGGGCTGAGCTGGAGGAGCGGCTGACACAGCGAGGAGCGGGGGTCCAGCAGAGTGCAGGGACTTAAGAAGGGGAGAAGAGATGACCGATGGGTGGGGAATGTTGAGGACAGTGGTGGGTATTTCAGGCGGTGGTGTATACAGGGCTGTAtgagacacagaagaaacagcaGGCACCTGATGGGCACTGGTAATACTGCCCTGGAGTGCTAGGAAGAGAAAACAGCAGTGTAGGTTTGAATCATTCTTGTCTGCAGATCACCAGCACAGCTTTCTCCTCTTTAGGCCACCCTCCAGCTCCACCTCTTCCTACCTGCTAACTTGGCCCCCTTCTTATGGCTGTTTTTAGGGATGGTCACCACAAGCTCTTGTTCCTCTTGTGGCATTGAGGCCACTTTCTGTAAGAAGATCTTTTCCAGTGTCTGAGCCATGAGGACAATGTCATCGGTGGGCTGCAGGAACAcaaacgaacacacacacacacacagggtcaaTTCCCGTGGTATGTTATCCCCAGGCCCAGGGCATCCCTCCCCTCCAGTTCCTGTCACTGACTGACCTGCCACCACTGGAAAACACAACAGCAGAAGAGTTACAGATCCTGCGCTTCTCAGGCCTCTGGAGCTTTCTGAGAAACAGGGCCACCATCCCCAAATATGAACCGTGCTCTACTTAAATAACCTTTAATCAGAGGAGCACTCATCTGTCTATCGCAGCATTTGGAGGTCAGGCTCTTTAGACCATGACTAGCTGGATAGCATTTCTAGTAGTGCTAAAACTAAAAACTACCAGAAACAGCATTGCTTCTCACTAGCTAgtatgagtttaaaaaaaaaaaaactttaaaaagccaaaaacctTACCTTGTTATAAATATAACAGTTGGTAAACATTGTATTAAAGTCTTGCATACATTCCGAGGCAGCCCAGTAGTAGTTGTTTTCAAGTCTCCTCTTGATAGTACCCATGTCCATAGGCTGTTTTATAATTTTGTGATAATCCTACAGAGAGAGAAGCTAGGTCAGAGCCACAAGAAATGCCTCTGCTAGGGCAACCACTGACAGGAAAGACATACACCCGCACGCACACCCTAGCCACTAAGGGAGTACTCCCCACACTGCGGCCCCAATCGAACTATGGGTGAGGAAAAATTAAGAGTAAGGTTTTCTTTAAACTCCCACTAGGAGGTCCCTGACCTTGCTCTAGCCACCCACCTCCCGCCCACTCTGGACGCTTCCCATCCTGTGACATTACCTCTGGGGATGGCTATCCATGGGCTGcatgagggaaaggaagaagctaAGAATTTTGGCCACCGTGGTCCTCTCCCAACCAGGGGTGGGAATCTGTAAAATGGAGCCAGGGCACAAAAGTTAAGGAAGGGACACATGGAGGGCAAAACGAGAGATGCCAAGATAGAGATAACAAGCACAAAGGACCAAGAATCCAGAACTCTGGTGGCTATTTGCCCTAAAGAGAATGGGAACTCCCTAGGGGCCGCAGCACCTACACTAGGAGCCCACACCCCCAGTCACACGTTCCTGCTCACCCCCATACCTGCCCCCAATCCAGGCTCTCACTCACCGGCAGACCCAGCTTCACAGCATCCACAGGCTGCCGGAACGGCCATGCAAACTGGTGCTTCCAGAGCGCCTTCATCACCACCTTGTGCAGGTACTGCAGCTGGTTCGTCACCCGTCCTGGCTTTTTAGGATTGGACACCTCAGGGGGTGGTGGGTTGGCGGGGGTCAGTTGTAAAGCTGGTACAGAAGCCATTGTGGGGCTCTCGAATCCCTCATACAACAAAGAAGGCTTTCGAATCCTTTTCCCTGGTGCTGCTGCCTCTGGGCCCAGCCCCAGTAACCCTGCATTCCCTTCCCCAGGGAGCCTGCAGAAAGGGGAAGCCGGAATTAGATGTGGTAATAACgtgaaagatcaaagaaagttGCAAACTTGCACTAAGCAACCCTATAAACTCAGGCTTTGGCTGTCATGAGGTCCACATGAAAATGAATCGCAACCAGAAATCAACTAAACTCAACAGCAGTTGGTTGCCCATCTTCATCTAGCTCCTACTTCCTCGAGTTCAATGAGCTgcttggttaaaataaataaacccccaAGATGTCACATGACAACTCCAGCCTTTTGGGGAGGAATCTAAAGCAAAAATGGGTGGAGCTAAGAAAGCGCTAGGGACTTAATGGTTGCCATGGTGGTTGAGACAGAGAAGCCAGTGAAGAGGAAAAAAGGGGGTGGGAATAAACTTCACAAAAATCTAAGGATTCATCTTGGCATCTTTCAAAATCTTGAGTTAAGGCCACAGTAGGAATCAGACAAAAAGTAACCCTAACCCAAAGTAAGACCAGCAACCATCTGTCAGACTCCTTTCAACAGTAGCTCCCAGACCTACAAAAGTATCCTCTAAAAGTCCCCTTCAACACACATCCTCCAGTCAAGGTCAGCAAGTCCAAATTTCGATACTAGCCCCGCCACACAACAGTGTCGCTAGCAACTGCCAGGTAGGAGAGCGCACAGGCCAACCGTGGCTCTCATCTAGGCTCCCCGTGGTGGTCCTCAGACCAGGTGCTTCCCGAGACAGCCCCAGATCTCATTGTTTACATCTGCAGGTGAACGGGCCCGAGTCCTCGCTCCGCGCTATGCAAACACACCCACCGTCGCCAAAGGAGCAGACGCTCAAAGGCAAACCCAGAGCCCAGCCTTGGGAGGGATCCTCTATACTCCGTGGGAACCTCCGCTCGCCAACCCTCCAGCTGTCACCATGGCAACCCTGCCGACACTGCTGTGGCCGAGACCCCCCACAAACACGATGACAAATCCAGGCTGCCGGTGCGCAGCTCCCCCGCCCCGCGGTGCAGGCTCGCCGGGCCGACGGGGCCCCGGCGCCGCGGAGACCGACAGGCCGCTCAGACGCAGTACCTGGGCCGCCGCCACCGCTTCAAAACCGCCGCGGCCCCTCCGCGAGCTCGCGTCAACAGCTGCGGCGCGGAAGCGCGCCGCGCCCGCCGCCCCCGAACGCCGCCCCGGCCCcctccccgcccgcccgcccggccGGCGGAGACGTACTTGTGGGGAGTCACGTTCTGCAGCATCTTGACCTCGGGGAACCGCCGCCGCCGCTCAGCTGCGTCCAGTCCGGGTGGCCTCGGCTCCCCTCACCGCCGGGCCAGGCATAACCCGGGGAGTGGGGGGTGAGGCCGCTGCCCTTGGCCCTCCAGACGGCGGCCTCGCCGCGGGCCGGCGCGAACGCGGTCTCCTGCGCCGCCCTCCGCACGACGCCGGCAGCTTGGCGCGCTCCGCAGGCGGCGACAGCAGGAAAATGGCGGCGGCCTCTGCCGGCCGGCGAGCCACGGGAGAACGTCGTCTGCAAACCCCGACCGTGCCCGATCCTGGACTCCGTCGTCAATTCCGCCCGCCGCCGGTCTACAGGGGTCCCCGCTTCCTGCCCCGGCCGCCGGGGGCAACGAAAACCGCGTCAGATCTCCGATGGGGGCGGATGAACACCAAAAGGGGTTTCAGAGAGCCGCCGCCTCCATCTTTGAAATCCTCTTGAGGGCGGAGTAGAGGGTGGACGGACTCCGAGAACTGGGCGGGGCCCGGAAAAGGGGAGCTGCAGGGGCTTCTATGGGGTCTGCACTGTCCGCCGGGGCCGGCCATAGGCGGAGACGGAGGCCATTTCCAAGCGGATGGACGTGGATTGTATTGGCGGCCCCCGAAGGCTCTGATCGCTAGGCAGGCTCCTCCAGCTCGTCCTAGAGGCTGCTCCACTCCAGCACGAAATGGCGCCGCCGAGCCCCGCGCCAGCGCTTTATATATAGCCGGAGGGGCGGAGCTTTGCTGCTCATGCGCGCCACCCTGCTCGCGACTGCCCCCGCCCCCTCTGCGCGTGCTCGCTCGCTCACGCGCGTGAAGAGGCGAAGCCTAGGAGGCAGGACCGCCTCTTCGCGGGAGCTTTTCCTATTGGTCCGCTTAAAGGGTGACGTCACGAGCTCCACTTCCACGGCGTCCATGGCCCGGCAGAGTGCCGCAGAGCGCCCAGGCGAAGGGGCCGCCCGCCATGTCTCCTAGCCGATTGGCTGCGCGGGGGCTCGGCGAGTcccgggaggaggaggaggaggccgaAGGGCGTGCAGGCGCCATCTCCCCGGGGCCTGCGAGCCTCTCCCCATCTGCGGGTCCCACGGAGTCCTCCGGGGCTTGCAGGCACCGGGCAGCCGCCGACGGCCCGCGGCGGGCCGGTCGCGCCATTCGTACCTCCTCCATCGGCGGGGGCGGCGGCGCGGGCGGGCTCGCGCGGGCGGGGCCGGCGGGAGGGTGGTGTTGGCAGTGAGGCCGCCGCAGCCGAGACTCTGAAATGAGGAAGACAGACGCCATCTTAGCAGCCGCGGCCTGCTTCCCGGGAGCCGAGTCTGGGCGCTCCCCCGCACCCCCGCGACGCAGGCTAACGTTGCTAGGCTCCATGACCCAACAACACACGACTCCGGAGCGTGCACGGCTCACCTGGCCTCCGCCGATGCAAAGGCACCAGGACGAAGGCCGAGAACCGCTGTAAACACCAAGCGCACAACAGCAGGGCCACCCCGCGGGTGCGCGGCTAGCGAGCCCCGGGGCCCGGCCTCTGCCCACTCCGGCTCCCCACGCCCCCGCCTGCCGCACACCACGCTCGGGGCGTCCGTCCACCTGCCCTGAGAACCTACCTCGGCCCGGCCCCGGCGCCGCGCGGGGACGGCAGCAGCGCGCCGCTCCTCGGTCCCGTCTCCGCGGCCCCCGCGGGCCGGGGATCCTCCCCACGGAGCGCCCGTGCCACCGGTCAGCGCCAGGGAGGAGGGCGAGccgaggaggcggcggcggcggcgctctgcagccctccccctccctcccctcccccagccggCGCCTCCGAGGAGGGGCAGGAGCCATTTTGGGAGCGGGCtggcccccgcccctcccccgtCTACGGGACTCCGGGAACCCGAGACTCATGTAGGGGTGAACAAGCCAGAGCCCAAGGTCAGACGGCCGGGCGACTCCGGGCCGCGCCCCCGGGGCAGGGGGAGCGAAGGGTGGGCGAGGGGCTGTAGGGCAGGCTCCCCTCCCCGGACCCCGGCTCCACCGGGCCAGGCCACCCGCCCTCCGCGTCAGCCCTCGGCCTCGAACCTCCATCACTGCACTCAGACGCGGCGGGCCACGCGCCTGTCTTCTGCGCCGCGAGGGGACACCCGAGACCCTGCGCTCCCCGCCCGGTGCGGGGCGATGACACAGCACCTTCGCGggctgctcccctcccctcctgcccccggaGGCCCGGCCGGCCTCCACCCCGAGGTCCTGCACCGCGCGGCCCGCCGGGCCGGGACCCGGGACGCAGGccccgggtgggggtggggcagctgggggtggggtgggggcggcggCGGGACGGGCCCCGTCCCGGCATTCCGGAAAGTCACTGGGCCGGCCCTCCCTGCCCCCCGCATGAGTCACCGGGGAGGCTGCGGCCGCTCCGGGGTTTGGAGAAGTCGCCCTGCCCGCCCGCCCCCTCCCCCGCGCGGGCcactggagggggaggggaggggaggggggggggcgccGTCCCGGGGAGCCCTGGCCAGGCCGGCTCCCGGCTGCAGCACGCCGCAGCGCCCCGGCGCGGAGCCCACGCGGGTGGGCCCGGCAGGCCCCCCACGGGCCGCGCGTCCCGGTGCAGGGAGGCGCAcagagcggcggcggcggcgcccgGGCCTGCAGCGCTGCAGCGCGCCCTGGGCCGCGGGCTCGCCCGCCCGCTGCCCTCGACACGACCAAGGGCGCCCAGAGGCGCGCCGGCCGGCCGGGtccccccaccacccacccatcccCGGGGACGGGCTCGGCGCCCGGGGCCGCCGTCGGTTCGCGGCCAGGGCCCGCCGGCTCGGCAGCGCTGCCCCCACCCCCGTCCACGCCGTCCCCCCTCTCACCTGGCTCCTGCACCCCCGGGGGACGGGCGGAAGGGGGGACCCGGCAGCCTCGCCCCCTGGCCCCTCGTTAGGGGACGCGGGCACGAGGCCggcctccccccctccccacccccggtGGCCCTCGGGCTGGCCCCGGTCCACGCGCCCATTGGCTGCCAGGTGTTTGAAAGACAAGCCTCCCCTCCCCCGGAGGCTCCCCTGCACCCCGAGaattctccccactccccacctttGCCTTAGGCCTGGAAACCACGGGCGGCGCCCCCGCCCCAGGGGCCCCCGGCTCACCTGGGTCCCGGAGCCACGGcgggctggggctgggctggggtggggcggggggagCTTCAGAGTCGCCCTCGGCCCggccggggggcgggggggagagCACGGGATCCGGGGTGTCAACCCCCCCCGGAAGCCGAGGCGgcgtggggggagggggcggcgcccccagcccctcccttccctggccgctgggggtgggggaggcatcGGGGCCGCGCAGCCACGTCAGCAGCGCTCGGATTGGCCGGCCCGGGTCACGTGCCCGCCGGCGCCGCGGCCGCGAGGGCGGGGCTCCCGAACGTTTCCCCAGGgccgcgcgcggggggggggggggtcccaagGGCGGCGCGGCCCGGGCCCGTGTCCCGAGACCCCGGCCCTCGCTGACGGCCGCGCGGCCTCGCCCAACTCTCGGCCTCCTGCGCGGCTGTGGCCGACCCCCGTCCCGcgtcctcctccccacccccctccctcGCCTCTCGGTACGGGTTCAGCATGGCCGCCACGGCCTCCGACACACACAGCGCGCCTGCGCAAAGGGTGTGCctggcctgggggaggggaggcgcgGGCCGCGCGGAGAGCCGTAGTGCGCAGGCGCGGGCTGCCCGGGCCGCCGCGGTGTCCTGGGAGCGCGCGATGGGTGGGGCGGGGGCGCCCGGCCTTTGCCTCCGCGGCCTCTTCCCCGCCACCGCGGCCGCGGGAGTCGGCTCTTCCGGCCTGAGGCGGGGCCTGGCGACTCCTGCGGGAGTCCGCGCCGGGGGCACGCGGGGCCTGGCCGCCGCTGCGGGGCGCCCCTCCCTGCAGCGGTGGGGTGCGCCCCATTGGACGTTTACATCTGGAGTTGTGGGCTCTCCCTGCCCTTAAACTGCTCTCGGTGAGACTTGCAGATACCTGAGCTCTGCCTTCTACCAAGTTTACCGCCGGGTTACTTCcctgatcttgtgcaggtagACCATTTAGCAAGGCCCCCACTGCGAAGATTTTGCCTGCTTTAATCACGATTCTTTCCCGACACTCACTGGCCATGCTCTCAGTTTCTGCGGCCAGTCTTACCAGTTTCTTTAATTCTTCTCAGTCTTAGATTTATCCTATTAAAATTTAGGGTGCTAACTAAATATGTAATGTGGTTGACTTAAAAAGTGAAGCTCACCTTTATCTCTAGCGTGCGCTGtcgttttgggttttgttttttgttttttccattcaaAATATGGTCTGGATTTCCACTTCCCACCGACAGACCACCTGCATTCTCCATGTGTATACTGGAGCATGTTTCTCATTTTACCAGGGGGTTCTCGGTTTAAGGAAATTGCTTTTGACCTGATCAGCCTTCTCTGTTAACCTAaagttattttgcctgtctattTTAGTTTCTTAGCCAAAAAGAACACCCATTCAATACTGTACCCTGACAGTAAGCATTCACAATGTCTTTCTCAACAGCGGGGATCTGGACTTGTCTCTTCCCAGCTCCCTCCTCATTTCCTGGTTCATTCAACTTCTGTGTGTGGGATTCTGGCCACCTTACCAGGACCTCCTGCCTGGCAACCTCAGGACCCACTTGAGTGTTCTCATTTGACTTCTGATTCCCTCTGCATTGCCTGTGCTCCGTCTCCCGTCTGCC
The sequence above is drawn from the Onychomys torridus chromosome 18, mOncTor1.1, whole genome shotgun sequence genome and encodes:
- the Brd2 gene encoding bromodomain-containing protein 2 isoform X2 codes for the protein MDMGTIKRRLENNYYWAASECMQDFNTMFTNCYIYNKPTDDIVLMAQTLEKIFLQKVASMPQEEQELVVTIPKNSHKKGAKLAALQGSITSAHQVPAVSSVSHTALYTPPPEIPTTVLNIPHPSVISSPLLKSLHSAGPPLLAVSAAPPAQPLAKKKGVKRKADTTTPTPTAILAPGSPASPPGSLEPKAARLPPMRRESGRPIKPPRKDLPDSQQQHQSSKKGKLSEQLKHCNGILKELLSKKHAAYAWPFYKPVDASALGLHDYHDIIKHPMDLSTVKRKMENRDYRDAQEFAADVRLMFSNCYKYNPPDHDVVAMARKLQDVFEFRYAKMPDEPLEPGPLPVSTALPPGLAKSSSESSSEGSSSESSSEEEEEEDEEDEEEESESSDSEEERAHRLAELQEQLRAVHEQLAALSQGPISKPKRKREKKEKKKKRKAEKHRGRVGIDEDDKGPRAPRTLQPKKSKKAGGGASAAVLGHPGFGTSGGSSNKLPKKAQKAAPPVLPVGYDSEEEEESRPMSYDEKRQLSLDINKLPGEKLGRVVHIIQAREPSLRDSNPEEIEIDFETLKPSTLRELERYVLSCLRKKPRKPYTIKKPVGKTKEELALEKKRELEKRLQDVSGQLNSTKKPPKKASEKTESSAQQVAVSRLSASSSSSDSSSSSSSSSSSDTSDSDSG
- the Brd2 gene encoding bromodomain-containing protein 2 isoform X1, translated to MLQNVTPHKLPGEGNAGLLGLGPEAAAPGKRIRKPSLLYEGFESPTMASVPALQLTPANPPPPEVSNPKKPGRVTNQLQYLHKVVMKALWKHQFAWPFRQPVDAVKLGLPDYHKIIKQPMDMGTIKRRLENNYYWAASECMQDFNTMFTNCYIYNKPTDDIVLMAQTLEKIFLQKVASMPQEEQELVVTIPKNSHKKGAKLAALQGSITSAHQVPAVSSVSHTALYTPPPEIPTTVLNIPHPSVISSPLLKSLHSAGPPLLAVSAAPPAQPLAKKKGVKRKADTTTPTPTAILAPGSPASPPGSLEPKAARLPPMRRESGRPIKPPRKDLPDSQQQHQSSKKGKLSEQLKHCNGILKELLSKKHAAYAWPFYKPVDASALGLHDYHDIIKHPMDLSTVKRKMENRDYRDAQEFAADVRLMFSNCYKYNPPDHDVVAMARKLQDVFEFRYAKMPDEPLEPGPLPVSTALPPGLAKSSSESSSEGSSSESSSEEEEEEDEEDEEEESESSDSEEERAHRLAELQEQLRAVHEQLAALSQGPISKPKRKREKKEKKKKRKAEKHRGRVGIDEDDKGPRAPRTLQPKKSKKAGGGASAAVLGHPGFGTSGGSSNKLPKKAQKAAPPVLPVGYDSEEEEESRPMSYDEKRQLSLDINKLPGEKLGRVVHIIQAREPSLRDSNPEEIEIDFETLKPSTLRELERYVLSCLRKKPRKPYTIKKPVGKTKEELALEKKRELEKRLQDVSGQLNSTKKPPKKASEKTESSAQQVAVSRLSASSSSSDSSSSSSSSSSSDTSDSDSG
- the LOC118569441 gene encoding basic proline-rich protein-like encodes the protein MARQSAPIGCAGARRVPGGGGGGRRACRRHLPGACEPLPICGSHGVLRGLQAPGSRRRPAAGRSRHSYLLHRRGRRRGRARAGGAGGRVVLAVRPPQPRLSARPRRRAGTAAARRSSVPSPRPPRAGDPPHGAPVPPVSAREEGEPRRRRRRRSAALPLPPLPQPAPPRRGRSHFGSGLAPAPPPSTGLREPETHVGVNKPEPKVRRPGDSGPRPRGRGSEGWARGCRAGSPPRTPAPPGQATRPPRQPSASNLHHCTQTRRATRLSSAPRGDTRDPALPARCGAMTQHLRGLLPSPPAPGGPAGLHPEVLHRAARRAGTRDAGPGWGWGSWGWGGGGGGTGPVPAFRKVTGPALPAPRMSHRGGCGRSGVWRSRPARPPPPPRGPLEGEGRGGGGAPSRGALARPAPGCSTPQRPGAEPTRVGPAGPPRAARPGAGRRTERRRRRPGLQRCSAPWAAGSPARCPRHDQGRPEARRPAGSPHHPPIPGDGLGARGRRRFAARARRLGSAAPTPVHAVPPLTWLLHPRGTGGRGDPAASPPGPSLGDAGTRPASPPPHPRWPSGWPRSTRPLAARCLKDKPPLPRRLPCTPRILPTPHLCLRPGNHGRRPRPRGPRLTWVPEPRRAGAGLGWGGGSFRVALGPAGGRGGEHGIRGVNPPRKPRRRGGRGRRPQPLPSLAAGGGGGIGAAQPRQQRSDWPARVTCPPAPRPRGRGSRTFPQGRARGGGGSQGRRGPGPCPETPALADGRAASPNSRPPARLWPTPVPRPPPHPPPSPLGTGSAWPPRPPTHTARLRKGCAWPGGGEARAARRAVVRRRGLPGPPRCPGSARWVGRGRPAFASAASSPPPRPRESALPA